A genome region from Nicotiana tabacum cultivar K326 chromosome 13, ASM71507v2, whole genome shotgun sequence includes the following:
- the LOC107759346 gene encoding DNA repair protein RAD16 translates to MKLRSFPSSSSIKGEGSYQYQDSSDEDDFLPMSSDSDYIGSSDEDEDIFNLLRESQTNGVLDNDFSEEVLSNIIKRRKVGSSRKRGSKNIKSKEEQVDEEHVDWMMNEVGCGVEVDSGYLLLMGRIEDRKKNRDKNKKKRPTLMWEIWEEENDRWMAENYTNDLDLDYQNGLVNETAETPSDLLMPLLRYQKEWLAWALKQEESTARGGVLADEMGMGKTVQAIALVLAKRELGQAISESSLLPSAPCTSQELPAVKGTLVICPVVAVIQWVSEIDRFTTKGSNKILVYHGANREKNIHKFAEYDFVITTYSTVEAEYRKNVMPPKEKCQWCGKSFYEQKLSVHQRYFCGPDAVRTAKQSKQERKKLKPGGKMSKLKKESIKGKAKTDSDSEIETGSKRGRGKGVKRKIKTDAGSIDDATGVDQDMITRKSILHSVKWNRIILDEAHYVKDRRCNTARAIFALESSYKWALSGTPLQNRVGELYSLVRFLQMIPYSYYFCKDCDCRVLDYSSTDCPHCPHKSVRHFCWWNKYIASPIQSQGNRGTGRDAMVLLKHKILKSILLRRTKKGRAADLALPPRIVTLRKDSLDVKEEDYYTSLYNESQAQFNTYIQAGTLMNNYAHIFDLLTRLRQAVDHPYLVVYSSTALARSGNTDDSGYAEQPCGLCHDPVEDPVVASCTHVFCKSCLIDFSASVGQVSCPSCSKPLTVDFTANDKGDQKTKPHVKGFRSSSILNRIRLNDFQTSTKIDALREEIRFMVERDGSAKAIVFSQFTSFLDLIHYSLQKSGISCVQLVGSMSITARDSAITRFTEDPDCRIFLMSLKAGGVALNLTVASHVFLMDPWWNPAVEQQAQDRIHRIGQYKPIRIVRFVIENTIEERILKLQEKKELVFEGTVGGSSEALGKLTEADLKFLFVT, encoded by the exons TAATGGAGTTCTTGATAATGATTTCAGTGAGGAAGTTTTGTCCAATATAATAAAAAGAAGGAAAGTAGGATCCTCTAGAAAGAGGGGCAGTAAGAATATCAAATCAAAGGAAGAGCAGGTAGACGAGGAGCATGTAGATTGGATGATGAATGAAGTAGGATGTGGGGTTGAAGTAGATAGTGGCTACCTTCTATTGATGGGGAGGATAGAGGATAGGAAGAAGAACCGtgacaagaataaaaagaagagaCCCACTTTGATGTGGGAGATCTGGGAAGAAGAGAACGATCGGTGGATGGCTGAAAACTATACAAATGATTTAGACTTGGATTATCAGAACGGGTTGGTGAATGAAACTGCTGAGACACCATCTGATTTGCTCATGCCGTTGCTGAGGTACCAGAAAGAGTGGTTGGCTTGGGCATTGAAGCAAGAAGAATCTACTGCTAGAGGCGGTGTTCTTGCCGATGAGATGGGGATGGGAAAGACTGTTCAAGCTATAGCTCTTGTGCTTGCTAAACGCGAATTAGGGCAAGCAATTTCTGAATCCAGTTTACTGCCATCTGCCCCTTGTACTTCCCAGGAGCTCCCAGCAGTGAAAGGAACTCTTGTTATATGTCCTGTTGTTGCTGTGATTCAGTGGGTCAGTGAGATTGACCGCTTTACCACTAAAGGAAGCAACAAAATTCTTGTTTATCATGGTGCAAACAGGGAGAAAAATATCCACAAATTCGCAGAATATGATTTTGTTATCACCACATACTCCACAGTGGAGGCTGAGTATAGGAAAAATGTGATGCCACCAAAAGAAAAATGCCAGTGGTGTGGAAAATCTTTTtatgaacaaaagttgtctgTTCACCAGAGATACTTCTGTGGACCAGATGCTGTTAGAACTGCTAAGCAATCAAAGCAGGAGAGGAAGAAGTTAAAGCCTGGAGGAAAGATGTCAAAGCTGAAAAAAGAATCTATTAAAGGCAAGGCTAAGACAGACAGTGATTCAGAGATTGAGACAGGTAGTAAAAGAGGTCGTGGGAAGGGCGTGAAGCGCAAGATCAAGACAGATGCTGGTTCTATTGATGATGCAACCGGTGTTGATCAAGATATGATCACGAGGAAGTCAATTTTGCACTCTGTAAAATGGAACCGTATAATTTTGGATGAG GCCCATTATGTGAAAGATAGACGCTGCAATACTGCAAGAGCTATTTTTGCGTTAGAATCTTCTTATAAGTGGGCGTTAAGCGGTACTCCCCTCCAGAACCGTGTAGGAGAGTTGTACTCACTT GTTCGTTTCCTGCAAATGATTCCTTACTCGTACTACTTCTGCAAAGATTGTGATTGCAGAGTGTTGGACTATAG CTCAACCGACTGCCCACATTGCCCCCACAAATCTGTTCGGCACTTTTGTTGGTGGAATAAA TATATTGCCTCACCCATACAATCTCAAGGGAATCGTGGGACTGGTAGAGATGCGATGGTTTTGTTGAAACACAAAATTTTGAAAAGCATATTGCTAAGACGTACTAAAAAGGGAAGGGCTGCTGATCTTGCACTTCCTCCCAGGATT GTTACCTTGCGCAAAGATTCTTTGGATGTTAAAGAAGAAGACTATTACACATCACTGTACAATGAAAGTCAGGCACAATTTAATAC ATACATTCAAGCTGGTACTCTGATGAATAACTATGCTCACATTTTTGATCTACTCACACGCCTGCGACAG GCAGTTGATCATCCTTACCTTGTGGTATACTCTAGTACTGCTTTGGCTAGAAGTGGAAACACTGATGATTCTGGCTATGCTGAACAACCATGTGGTTTATGTCATGATCCAGTAGAAGATCCAGTT GTTGCTTCTTGCACACATGTCTTTTGCAAGTCATGTCTGATAGATTTTTCTGCAAGCGTGGGGCAAGTGTCATGCCCTTCATGTTCTAAACCACTTACAGTGGATTTCACTGCAAATGACAAGGGGGATCAGAAAACTAAACCGCATGTCAAAGGGTTTAGGTCATCAAGTATACTGAACAGAATTCGTCTTAATGATTTCCAGACAAGCACAAAAATAGATGCTTTG AGAGAAGAAATAAGGTTCATGGTTGAAAGAGATGGTTCTGCAAAAGCAATAGTTTTCAGCCAATTCACATCGTTTTTGGATCTGATACACTATTCTCTACAGAAG TCGGGCATCAGTTGTGTTCAATTAGTTGGATCCATGTCTATAACTGCAAGAGATTCTGCAATTACAAGATTTACTGAGGATCCAGATTGCAGGATATTCCTTATGAGCTTAAAAGCTGGAGGTGTTGCCCTCAATCTTACAGTGGCATCACAT GTTTTCTTGATGGATCCTTGGTGGAATCCTGCTGTGGAGCAGCAAGCCCAAGATAGAATCCATCGAATAGGGCAGTATAAACCAATCAG GATTGTGAGATTTGTGATTGAGAATACAATTGAGGAGAGGATCCTAAAGTTGCAAGAGAAGAAGGAACTGGTTTTTGAAGG GACGGTCGGTGGTTCTTCGGAGGCCTTGGGAAAGCTAACAGAGGCAGACTTGAAATTCTTGTTCGTAACCTAA